GTTCTCCCCGGTCCGGCGGGCGTCGTCCGCGGCGGTGTCGGGCAGCATGGCCATCGGGAACAGCTGGCAGCCGGCGTAGCCCACGCCCGCCACCGCCGCCAGAGCGAACACCACGCCGACGGGCACCCGGCCGGCCAGCACCGCGCCGGCGGCCGCCAGCCCCAGCAGCGCGCTGGCCAGCTGGTAGCCCCGCTTCTTGCCCGCCCGGTCGGCGAGCCGGCCCCACAGCGGCGTGACCAGCAGCGCGGGACCGACGAAGCAGGCGAACAGCACCGCCGAGGCGCCGGGACGGGCCAGCACCTCGCGGGCCAGGTAGTCGACGGCTGCCAGCATGCAGCCGATGGCCAGGGCCTGCAGGACGAAGGTGGCGAGCAGCACCCGGAAGTCGTGCACGCCGAGCGCCAGCCGCAGGTGCCGGCCGAGGCCACCGGGCGGTGCGGGGACGACGCTCCCGGCGGCGCTTCGGGTGCCGGCCCAGGCGCCCAGCGCGCCCAGCGCGATCAGCAGGCCGACCGCCACCGCCATCGCGCGGTAGCCCGCGGTCCCGCCGACGGCGTCGCGGATCGCCGGCGCCGACGCCCCGCTGACCAGGATGGCCACGGCCAGCACGGCCACCCGCCAGGTGAGCAGCACCGTCCGCTCGTGCGGGTCGTCGGTCAGCTCGGCCGGCAGGGCGACGAAGGGCACCTGGAAGGCCGAGTAGGCGACGGCGCAGAGGGCGAAGGCCACCACGACCCAGGCGACGGCGACCGCCTCGGGCGCCGGCGGACCGGAGAACAACAGCACGAAGCCGACGGCCAGGCCGAGCCCACCGACCAGCAGGAACGGCCGCCGTCCGTGCCGGCCGGCCAGCCGGTCGCTCAGCCGGCCGGTGACCGGGTTCAGCAGCACGTCCAGGGCCTTCGGCAGGAACACGACGGCCCCGGCCAGCAGCGCCCCGACGCCGAGGGCGTCGGTCAGGTACGGGAGCAGCAGCAGACCGGGCACGGTGCCGAAGGAGCCGGTGGCCACACCGCCGCTGGCGTAGCCGACGCGCAGCCGTCTGCTCAGCGTGGTGGCCACGCCCGCCATCCTGGCAGTCGGCGGGCCGCGACGCGCCGAACGCGCCCGGAGCGGCGGACCGCTCTCAGGAGCGGGGCGGGGACCGTCAGCGGATCTCCATGGTGTCGAAGGTCGGGGCGACCGGCCGCCGGGTGGAGGTGCGGTCGAGGTAGAAGAACGCGGTGGAGGCGATGTCGTCCCGCAGCGGCAGGTAGCGGCCGCCGTCGCGCCAGCCGAGGGCCTGGAGGTCGACCCGCAGTCGCGTCGCGAAGTGGACCGGGTCCGGCAGGTGCCAGCGGTACAGGCCGAACCGCTGCTGGCTGGCGTAGAGCCCGTCGGGACGGATCACCTGCGGCAGGCCGAGGTAGGGGGTGGAGTAGGGGGTGTAGCCCTGGCCGGGGACGTCGAAGTTCCAGGCGCCGCCGAAGTAGTCCTCGGTGCCGGTGCCGCAGATGGTCGGGTGCGTGGTGTCGTCGTCGATGTAGTGCTTGAGCTCGCCCTCACCCCACCAGCCGCTGCTGTGCACGCCCCAGGCCAGGTAGGTGCCGACGTGGTGGCCGGCTCCCTCGACGCCCTCGAGCAGGACGTGCGGGGTGCGGTCGGCCAGCGGGTTGCTGCGCCGCCACTGGGCGTGCAGGTACCCGTCGTCGCCGTGGTCGCCCCCGGTCTCGTAGGTGAGCTGGTAGTAGACGACGGCGCTGGTCGGCCCGGTGTTCTCCAGGGTGAGCCGCGCACCCGCGCGGAAGGGCATCGGCCAGTAGGCGTTGCAGCCGCCGTTGGGGTTGACCGCGACCACCTGTGAGCTGACCTGGGCGAACCGGCCCCACCCCTGCGCGAAGAAGTCGCCGTAGGGCACCTCGACCGCCGGCTCGGTGTCGCCGTCCCAGTGGGCGCGCAGCACGAGGGTGCGCCAGTGGTCGGTGTGCGTCGTCGCCCAGAGGTGCGTGATGACGCCCGCCCCGTCGACGTCGGCCAGGATGAAGGTCTGACCCGGCTCGACGACGACGCTCGGCGAGATCTTCCACCCCGGCCCCAGGTCCCGCGCCGCGGCAGCCCCGGTGCCCTCGGTCGCCCGGGCGCCGCCGCCCGGACGACCGTCGGGGTTCTCGGGGCTGATCGAGCGGGTCTGGACCGCGCGCAACCGCGCCAGGGACCGGTTGCTGCTGGACGTCACCGCGCACCTCCTGCTCCGCCCCACCGTCGTCGGCGAGGCCTCCGACGCTGACGCTAGGGGACGGGCCGTCGCGCCGCGTGGGCGGTCCGGGCGGACCGGCAGCGTGACGGCCGTCACAGCGCGGCCCGCGTTCTCGACGGGTGGCCGAGGCGTCTTCGCTCGGTGAGCGGCCGAGTTCCATCCCCTCCGGCCGCTCGTGGCGCGAGCCCTGCTCGCTCCAGGCTCCCGGCCCGGTCGGCCCCCCCGGCCCCGGTCCGGGAGTCCGCTCGTCGCCGACCGTGGTGACGGGCGCCCGTCAGCGCCGAGCACCCGTGGAGGACCGCATGCCCAGCTCAGAGCACCCCGAGACCCCGGACGACCGGCAGCCGGAGGCCGTCCTGCGCGTCTCCGTGCACGCCGACGCCGGACCGCAGCCCGCCAGCCGCAGCGCCGCGCTGGTCGAGGAGGCTCTGCTGGACTGCGACGCCAGCCCGGGGACGCCGGTCAGCGTCGCAGTGCCGGCCGGCGACGGGGCGATGGTGGCCCGGCTGCACGACCTGCTGGACGAGGACGAGGCCCGCCGGGCCGGAGCGACCGTGATCGTCGACGGGGTGCTGCCCGGTGGGGACTGAGGGGTTGGCGGCCGCCGCCCGGGTCGTCGGGGGCCGTGCCGGTGGTGGGTTCACGACGCCAGCGGCGCCCCCCGGGATCGGGCCGCCAACCGTCGAACAGGCGGGTGGGTCGCGTGGTTGAATGCGTGTCCCCACCTGGGTGGGCGCACGCTCGGGTCGGCGTCCCCCGACGTCGGTGGGTGGCTGGAGCGCTCGTGGCGGACGGCTGTGCGGCGACTGGAGAGGAACGGGGGAGCTTCCCGATGATTCGCGTGCTCGTCGCCGACGACCACCCCTTCGTCCGGGCCGGGGTGGCGGAGCTGCTGAAGTCGGCCGAGGGGGTCGAGCTGGTCGGTCAGTGCGCGGACGGCGCCGAGGTGGTGCAGGTGGCCGACGCCCTGGAACCCGACGTCATCGTGATGGACGTCGACACGCCCGTCCAGTCCGGGTTCGAGGCCACGCGTCAGCTCATGTCGAGACACCCGGACCTGCGGGTGATCATCCTGAGCGTCTCGGTCGTCACGGGCGGGGGTCCGGCGATGGCCGCCCGGGCCGGAGCCGTCGGCTACATCCTGAAGGGTCAGCCGGCGCACCTCCTCGAGGCGGTGCGCGCGGTCGCCGCCGGCGGAACGGCCTGGCCGCCCACGTTCACGCCGCCGACGAACGAGGCCGAGCCGGGCCGCTGACCGCGCCCTGCCGGACCGGTCCGGGTCCGCGGCCTCAGCCGACGAACTGGCGGTCCAGGTGCTCCTCGACGTCGCGGAACGCTCCGGCGACGGCCTCGACCGGCCCGCGCGGGTCCGGCTGTGCCTGGTCGAGGCATCGTTCGAGGTCCTCGCACCGCTCGGCCAGCTGCTGGGCGCCGAGGTAGAGCGCGCTCCCGCGCAGGCTGTGCGCCAGCCGCCGCAGCGTGGTCGTGTCGCCGGTCGCCACCGCCGCGCGCATCTCCCCGAGCTGTCGGGTCGTGGAGACGAGGAACAGCTCGACGAGCCCCCGGGTGCCGTCGCCGTGGAGCGCAGCCATCGCGTCCAGGTCGACCAGCGGCCTGGTCGGGTCGACGTGGCGGGCCTCGTCCACGTCAGCCGCTGCGGGCGGGGCGGGTCGGGGGACCCAGCGGTCGAGCACGCCGACGAAGTCGTCGAGGCGCACCGGCTTGGTCAGGTGGGCGTCCATGCCCGCGTCAAGACAACGCTGGGCGTCGCCCTCCATCGCCCCTGCGGTGAGGGCGACGACGGGGGTGTGACGGCCGTCCTCCTGGGCCCGGAGGGCCCGGGTCGCCTCGTAGCCGTCCATCTCGGGCATCTGGCAGTCCATGAAGACGAGGGCGTAGTGGTGCTGCCCGACCGCGGCCAGCACCTCGGTGCCGGTCCCGGCGACGTCGACGGTGCAGCCGAGAGCCTCCAGCATCTTCCGCGCCACGGCCTGGCTGACGGGGTCGTCCTCCGCCACGAGGACCCGCGTGGCCGGCCGGGGCCGGTCTGGGTCCCGCCCACCAGGTCGCGGGGCCGCCGGGCCGGGGGCCGACGAGGAGTCGGCACTGCTCAGGATCCGGGTCAGGCGGTTCCACAGGATCGACGGCCGGACCGGCTTGGTCAGCACCCCGTCGACCTCGGCGTCCCCGAGCTTCGCGCGGTCCCCGGTCGAGGTGAGCAGGACGCGCGGCGTCGCCGAGAAGCGTGCGTCGGCCGCCATCGCCCGGACCAGCCCGGTGCCGTCCATCCCCGGCATCTGGTAGTCGATCAGCGCCAGGTCGAAGCGGCCGCCGGCGTCGTGCCGCCGGCGCAGCTCGGCGAGGGCCTGGGCTGCGCTGATCACCGCGACCGGCTCCATCTGCCACTCCCGCAGGGTGCTGGCGAGGATGGTGCGGTTGGTCGCGTTGTCGTCGACGACCAGCACGCTCCGGCCGCTGAGCAGGTCACCCCCCTGCTCCTGGACCGGCGCCGCGGTCGCCGGGGCCACCAGGTCGACCTCGAACCAGAAGGTGCTCCCCTCGCCGACCTCGGTGACGGCGCCGATGGTGCCGCCCATCAGCTCCACCAGTCGCTTGGAGATCGCCAGGCCCAGGCCCGTCCCGCCGTGCCGTCGGGTGGAGCTGGAGTCGGCCTGGGCGAAGCTGTCGAAGAGGTGCGGCAGCGTGGCGGGGTCGAGGCCGGGGCCGGTGTCCGCCACCTCGAACCGCACGCGGAGCGTTCCGGCGGTCGCGGACGGGGCCACCACCGCGACCTGGATCACGACCTCGCCCTGCTCGGTGAACTTCACCGCGTTGCCCGCGAGGTTGAGCAGGACCTGGCGGATGCGGCCCGGGTCGCCCCGGACGACGGCGGGGATCTGGGTGTCGAGCTGGAGGGCCAGCTCGATGCGGTCGCTGTGCGGGGCGCCGGCCAGCAGCGAGGCGACCTCTTCGACCGTGCTCCGCAGGTCGAAGTCCTCCGCGTGCAGCTCGAGCTTGCCGGCCTCGATCTTGGAGAAGTCCAGGATGTCGTTGATGACGTCGAGCAGGGCGTCGGCCGAGGTCTGGATGGTGGTGACGTACTCGCGCTGCTCGGCGTCCAGGGCGGTGTGGGACAACAGCTCGGTCATGCCGATCACCCCGTTGATCGGGGTCCGGATCTCGTGGCTCATGTTGGCCACGAACTCCGACTTCAACCGGGACGCCTCGAGCGCACCGGCGTGCGCGCGCGCCAGCTCCTCGCGGCCGCGGATGCGGCTCAGCGCGGTCTCGACCATCAGCGACATGCTGTCGAACAGCTGGCGCTCGTCGGAGCCGAGCGAGGGCGCGTAGCGACCGGAGCCGGCCACGAGTGAGCCCGAGTGCAGCGTGGAGTGGGCCACGCCCGCCCGGTCGTGATCTTTCTGGTCACCGCCGGTGACCGACCGCACCAGGTCGGCGACGTCCGCCTCCGACCCCCGGCTCGCGAGGACCTGTCCTCGCGCGTCGAGCATCGCGGCCGCGCCGCCGCCGAGGAGGGTGGAGAGCACCGGGAGCACGGCCTGAGCCACCGCCTCCCGGCTGCCGGCACTGATCAGGGCCAGCTGCAGGTCGTAGATCCTGCGGTGCTCGTGCCGCCGCCACAGCAGCCGCAGCCACGCCGGAGGGACCAGGCCCAGCAGCCCGGCGCCCCCGGCGCCCAGGACCAGCACGGTGCTGGCCGTGCGGACGAGCTCGGACACGGCGGTCTGGGTGAGGAGGGACAGCAGGATGGCCGCCGACAGCGCGGTGGCCGAGAAGCTCAGCAGCTGCATCCGGCGCTTGGTGACCGCCGGTTCCCGCCGGCCGCCCCGGAGCAGCCGCAGAGCGGCGACGGTCGACAGCCCGACGAACTGGACGAGGAACAGGCCGAGCCACCACGACACCCACCACGGCTGCTCACCGGCGGCGGGCAGGTAGGGGAACGCCAGCATGGCGCCGGCGACCAGGGCCGTGACCGCCGCCGCGACCCGGGAGAGCGCCCGGTGGCGGTCGAAGGAGGCGGCGAACCGCAGGAGGCAGTACGGGTACAGGACGAGCGGCAGCAGCACGCCGACCTTGCCCAGCCAGAGCCGCCACCCCACCAGGCGCTCGGGCGAGGTCTGCGGCAGCGCCAGCCCCACCAGGGTGCCCAGGCCGAGACAGCTCAGCGAGGCGGCGAGCCAGGCCGTCGCGGCATCGCGCCGGCGCGACCACAGCACGAGCGAGGCGGCACCGAGGACGCCGAACAGCACCGCGTTGGCGATCCGCGCCGCTTCCATGACGACCCCACCTCCTCGCCACGGTTCTACCAGTTCCGCCCCGGCCGGACGCTGCACTTCGGAGATCTCGCGGCCTCCCGCAGAGCTGCGTGCCGATGGTTCACACGTGCACCGGGCGTAGGGTCGCAGCCATGACGGTGCGGTGGTTGGACGCGCGTGAGCAACGGGCCTGGCGGAGCCTCATGACCGTCCAGGAGGACCTGCCCGAGTTCCTCGACCGCAAGCTGCGCCAGCGGTCGGGGCTCTCGCGCGCCGACTACGAGGTCCTGGCCCACCTGTCCGAGGCGCCCGAGGGTCAGCTGCGCTCGTTCGAGCTGGGCGGGCTGCTCCGCTGGGAGAAGAGCCGGCTGTCGCAGCACCTCGGCCGGATGCAGACGCGCGGGTTGGTCGTGCGCTCGCGCTGCGCCACCGACCAGCGGGGAGCCGTCATCGCGATCAGCCCGCTCGGTCGCGAGCGCATCGAGGAAGCGGCCCCCGAGCACGTGGCGGACGTCCGGGAGGTGCTCATCGACCACCTCAGCGAGGCGGAGCTGGAGCTGCTCATCCAGGTCGGCGACAAGGTCCGCGAGCGGGTCGAGCAGCTCGGACGTGGACGCACCGACGGGGACGAGACCAGCGGGGAGGGAGCAGACCGTCCTGGCGACGCCGACCTCGGCGGGAGCAGGCCGCCGCGCCTCAGGGGGTGAAGACGACGCGCCTCCGGTCCTGCGTGGCGGCCCAGGACTCGGCGACCTGGCTCAGCGGTCGTTCGTCGACGTCGATGTGGAGCTCGGTCGTGCTGGCGATCTGCAGGACGTCGGCTGCCGCCTGCAGCAGCTCCGGGACCTGCAGCGCGCCGATCCCGCTCCCCATCAGGTGGATCGGGGTCGTGGCCAGCACGCTCGTCGGAACGGTGAGCGCTGCGCCGGCGGCGGCACCGGCCACGACGTAGCGCAGCGGTGCGCCACGCTTGTGGCGGCCCGCGATGGCGGCCAGGACGGCCTCAGTGGGGGAGCCGGCGAGGTAGTCCAGCACGACGTCGAGGTCTCCGGTGTGGCGCCGCAGCGCAGCGTGGAGGGCGTCGGGCTCGAGGGTCAGGTCGACGGTGTCGTCGGCGCCGAGCTCGGCGAGCCGGGCCAGGGCAGTGGCGTCGCGACCGGTGGCGATGACCCGGCCGGCACCGAGGTGCTGGGCGATCTGGACGGCGACCTGCCCGGTGATCCCGGTCGCGCCGTTGATCAGCACGGTCTCACCCGGACGCAGGCCGGCGCGCGTCCGGAGCGCGGCGACGGGCGAGGTGCCCGGGTTGAGCAGGGCCGCGGCCGGCACGTCGCCGACGTCGTCCGGCAGCGGCAGGCAGAGTGCGTCGCGCACCAGCGTCCGCGCGGCCATGCCGCCGAACGGCGGCTCCGGCAGCAGGAAGCCGACCCGCTGACCGGTGTCGGTCCGGCCCACCCCGTCGATGCCGGGGACGAGCGGGAACGCGCCGTCCGCGAGGTAGTGGGTCCCGATCGCGCGCGCCCGGGTGGCGGTGGAGAGTGCGGACGCGGTCACGTCGACGAGGGTGAACCCGCTGCGCGGAGCAGGATCGTCGAAGTCGGTGTACACGGGCGGCTGGTCCGGGCCGAGGACGACGGCGGCCTTCACGAGAGCCCCGACGTCAGTGCGGGCACGGGAGTGGTGAGGACGAGCGGGTGTCGTGCCATCGGGTGGTCAGAGCTGGCCGGGGGTGGCGAACCGGTAGAAGACGCCGCCGACGGGCTGCACGCCCATCAGGAGCCAGACCGCGTCCTCGAAGTCCCTGGCGCGCGACAGGTCGCCGACACGGACCGGGTCGAAGCCGGCGTCGCGGACGAGCCGCTCCGTGACCTCGCGGGCGCCGTCGTCACCGACGTAGAGGGTGCTCGGACGCACCCGCTGCTCGCGCACGACGTCCAGCAGGCGGCCGAAGTTCATGTTGAACGCCTTGGCGACGGGCGCGAGGGTGAAGGACTGGACCTCGTGGGCGTACGAGTCGAAACCGCCGTGCCGGGCGGGCAGGACGTTCGTCGCGTCGATCGCCGTCTTGCCGGCGAGCCCGGTCACCGCGCTCAGCGCTGCGGAGATGCGCGCGCCCGGCACGGCGACCAGGACCACGTCGGCGTCCGACACGTCGCCGCCGTCGCGCCCGAGGCCCGTGACCTGATGACCGGCGCCGCTCCAGAGGCGGCCGAGCCCGCCGCCGATGGTGCCCCGTCCGATCGTGGTGATCTTCACGGCGTCTCCCTCCAGATTGGTTGATGTGTGAACCAGACCCTACGCTCTTTGGTTCACATGTCAACCGGTTCGGCTGCTCGGCGGCCCCGCGGTGCGCCGGGTGCGTGCCTCCGGCGCCGACGCCGACGGCCTCAGGTGGTCGTGGCCGACCCGGCCGTCAGCTGCTGGCGGCTCGTCCTCACGAGCTCCGGAGGTCCGGGCGGCCCAGCTCCTGCGGTCACCCGGAGGCGGGAGAACGTCCCGCTAGGGTGCGGAACATGCCGTCAGCCATCCTCGTGCGTCGATACCAGCTGTTCGACTCGATGCTCGGGCTGCTGCCCAGGGGTCGCCTCGTCGATCTCGGCACCGGGCACGGGGCCTTCGCCCTGCGGGCCGCTCAGCAGGGCTGGCAGGTGACCGGGGTGGACGCCCGGGCCGACCGGATCCCGGATGACCCCACCGTGACGTGGCAGATCACGGACATCCGCGAGGTGGACCTCGCCCCGTACGACGTCATCGCCTGCCTGGGGTTGTTCTACCACCTGGAGCTGGAGGACCAGCTCGCGTTGCTCCGACGCTGCGCCGGGACCCCGCTGATCCTGGACACGCACGTGGACAACGGGGGCGGCAAGCATCCACTGAGCGAGCGGCAGACCTTCGGTCCGTACACCGGCAGCTACTACCGGGAACCGGGCCGCCTGACGTCCTCGTGGATCAACGAGCGCTCGTTCTGGCCCACGCCCGAGACGCTGCACCAGATGTTGGCCGACCACGGCTACCCGGTGGTCCTCGAGGCGCACCCGTACGTCGTGCCCGACCGGACCTTCTACCTCGCCCTGCCGGAGCCGCGGCCGGTCGGCGACGAGGAGTAGCGCGGCGGCACGAAGAGCAGGACCGGGACCGCCGGAGCCCCCCGGCAGGTGGACGCTCCGGCGGGGCGTCCGACCTGGTGAACTGGCGGAGGATACGAGATTCGAACTCGTGAGGGCTTTCACACCCAACCCGCTTTCCAAGTCCCCTAGCCGGCGGTTCGGAAGCACCAGGAGCGTCGCACGAGCCGGGATGGAAGCCACCGTGGGCCTACATGTACGGGGACGGACTCCCTCAACTGAGACTAGAAGTGAGACTGCCCAGGGCTTCGTTTCCCACTGTCCCGGCTGGAACGGCGCTAGTGCGCGGAGGGGCTGCCGAGCCCGAT
The window above is part of the Friedmanniella luteola genome. Proteins encoded here:
- a CDS encoding glycoside hydrolase family 172 protein — its product is MTSSSNRSLARLRAVQTRSISPENPDGRPGGGARATEGTGAAAARDLGPGWKISPSVVVEPGQTFILADVDGAGVITHLWATTHTDHWRTLVLRAHWDGDTEPAVEVPYGDFFAQGWGRFAQVSSQVVAVNPNGGCNAYWPMPFRAGARLTLENTGPTSAVVYYQLTYETGGDHGDDGYLHAQWRRSNPLADRTPHVLLEGVEGAGHHVGTYLAWGVHSSGWWGEGELKHYIDDDTTHPTICGTGTEDYFGGAWNFDVPGQGYTPYSTPYLGLPQVIRPDGLYASQQRFGLYRWHLPDPVHFATRLRVDLQALGWRDGGRYLPLRDDIASTAFFYLDRTSTRRPVAPTFDTMEIR
- a CDS encoding hybrid sensor histidine kinase/response regulator; protein product: MEAARIANAVLFGVLGAASLVLWSRRRDAATAWLAASLSCLGLGTLVGLALPQTSPERLVGWRLWLGKVGVLLPLVLYPYCLLRFAASFDRHRALSRVAAAVTALVAGAMLAFPYLPAAGEQPWWVSWWLGLFLVQFVGLSTVAALRLLRGGRREPAVTKRRMQLLSFSATALSAAILLSLLTQTAVSELVRTASTVLVLGAGGAGLLGLVPPAWLRLLWRRHEHRRIYDLQLALISAGSREAVAQAVLPVLSTLLGGGAAAMLDARGQVLASRGSEADVADLVRSVTGGDQKDHDRAGVAHSTLHSGSLVAGSGRYAPSLGSDERQLFDSMSLMVETALSRIRGREELARAHAGALEASRLKSEFVANMSHEIRTPINGVIGMTELLSHTALDAEQREYVTTIQTSADALLDVINDILDFSKIEAGKLELHAEDFDLRSTVEEVASLLAGAPHSDRIELALQLDTQIPAVVRGDPGRIRQVLLNLAGNAVKFTEQGEVVIQVAVVAPSATAGTLRVRFEVADTGPGLDPATLPHLFDSFAQADSSSTRRHGGTGLGLAISKRLVELMGGTIGAVTEVGEGSTFWFEVDLVAPATAAPVQEQGGDLLSGRSVLVVDDNATNRTILASTLREWQMEPVAVISAAQALAELRRRHDAGGRFDLALIDYQMPGMDGTGLVRAMAADARFSATPRVLLTSTGDRAKLGDAEVDGVLTKPVRPSILWNRLTRILSSADSSSAPGPAAPRPGGRDPDRPRPATRVLVAEDDPVSQAVARKMLEALGCTVDVAGTGTEVLAAVGQHHYALVFMDCQMPEMDGYEATRALRAQEDGRHTPVVALTAGAMEGDAQRCLDAGMDAHLTKPVRLDDFVGVLDRWVPRPAPPAAADVDEARHVDPTRPLVDLDAMAALHGDGTRGLVELFLVSTTRQLGEMRAAVATGDTTTLRRLAHSLRGSALYLGAQQLAERCEDLERCLDQAQPDPRGPVEAVAGAFRDVEEHLDRQFVG
- a CDS encoding MFS transporter, which translates into the protein MAGVATTLSRRLRVGYASGGVATGSFGTVPGLLLLPYLTDALGVGALLAGAVVFLPKALDVLLNPVTGRLSDRLAGRHGRRPFLLVGGLGLAVGFVLLFSGPPAPEAVAVAWVVVAFALCAVAYSAFQVPFVALPAELTDDPHERTVLLTWRVAVLAVAILVSGASAPAIRDAVGGTAGYRAMAVAVGLLIALGALGAWAGTRSAAGSVVPAPPGGLGRHLRLALGVHDFRVLLATFVLQALAIGCMLAAVDYLAREVLARPGASAVLFACFVGPALLVTPLWGRLADRAGKKRGYQLASALLGLAAAGAVLAGRVPVGVVFALAAVAGVGYAGCQLFPMAMLPDTAADDARRTGENRVGVLTGVWTAGETLGLALGPAVLALLLAVGGYVSTRGDDVGQPPGALTAITLGFSLVPAVLVAVSLLTLRGHGRDAVPSPAPTPSLEEPR
- a CDS encoding response regulator, which encodes MIRVLVADDHPFVRAGVAELLKSAEGVELVGQCADGAEVVQVADALEPDVIVMDVDTPVQSGFEATRQLMSRHPDLRVIILSVSVVTGGGPAMAARAGAVGYILKGQPAHLLEAVRAVAAGGTAWPPTFTPPTNEAEPGR
- a CDS encoding NADPH-dependent F420 reductase codes for the protein MKITTIGRGTIGGGLGRLWSGAGHQVTGLGRDGGDVSDADVVLVAVPGARISAALSAVTGLAGKTAIDATNVLPARHGGFDSYAHEVQSFTLAPVAKAFNMNFGRLLDVVREQRVRPSTLYVGDDGAREVTERLVRDAGFDPVRVGDLSRARDFEDAVWLLMGVQPVGGVFYRFATPGQL
- a CDS encoding quinone oxidoreductase family protein, yielding MKAAVVLGPDQPPVYTDFDDPAPRSGFTLVDVTASALSTATRARAIGTHYLADGAFPLVPGIDGVGRTDTGQRVGFLLPEPPFGGMAARTLVRDALCLPLPDDVGDVPAAALLNPGTSPVAALRTRAGLRPGETVLINGATGITGQVAVQIAQHLGAGRVIATGRDATALARLAELGADDTVDLTLEPDALHAALRRHTGDLDVVLDYLAGSPTEAVLAAIAGRHKRGAPLRYVVAGAAAGAALTVPTSVLATTPIHLMGSGIGALQVPELLQAAADVLQIASTTELHIDVDERPLSQVAESWAATQDRRRVVFTP
- a CDS encoding MarR family winged helix-turn-helix transcriptional regulator, with protein sequence MTVQEDLPEFLDRKLRQRSGLSRADYEVLAHLSEAPEGQLRSFELGGLLRWEKSRLSQHLGRMQTRGLVVRSRCATDQRGAVIAISPLGRERIEEAAPEHVADVREVLIDHLSEAELELLIQVGDKVRERVEQLGRGRTDGDETSGEGADRPGDADLGGSRPPRLRG
- a CDS encoding class I SAM-dependent methyltransferase translates to MPSAILVRRYQLFDSMLGLLPRGRLVDLGTGHGAFALRAAQQGWQVTGVDARADRIPDDPTVTWQITDIREVDLAPYDVIACLGLFYHLELEDQLALLRRCAGTPLILDTHVDNGGGKHPLSERQTFGPYTGSYYREPGRLTSSWINERSFWPTPETLHQMLADHGYPVVLEAHPYVVPDRTFYLALPEPRPVGDEE